One region of Wyeomyia smithii strain HCP4-BCI-WySm-NY-G18 chromosome 3, ASM2978416v1, whole genome shotgun sequence genomic DNA includes:
- the LOC129733139 gene encoding uncharacterized protein LOC129733139 has translation MSIEESACEKHFSDTTIQEKDGRFVVSLPKKESVICKLGESKATALKRFLGIESRLMANETLRLLYTEFIHEYMLMGHMVETNDYEAEGRTYYMPHHAVIKPDSTTTKLRVVPCRSGGSPHDYTSFSLPHDRRSGRRRKDVQRILWRDSPSDPVKSYKLTTVTYGTASAPYLATKCLQTLAKQGCQSYPIGARAVDKDFYVDDMLSGADSIEQARELVSQTSQLLKSAGFMLRKWRTNKKEVLKDLPPHLCDEEGTKELDSSSAAVKTLGLLWNSYSDNFRFNVPKWNSSAIVTKRVVLSDAARIFDPLGLVSPVVILAKVFLQDLWKEKIEWDMPLPEEFEAYWLEFRRNMMSLDTITVPRWIGASSKCIEVELHGFCDASEKAYGACIYLRSVWDDDTVAVRLLTSKSKVSPLEDLKRKKKKQSISRLELSSAMLLSHLYEEVRSTISFGSKVTFWTDSMIVKCWLASTPSRWQPFVANRVSDIQHHTKGSTVFF, from the exons ATGTCGATAGAGGAGAGTGCATGCGAGAAGCACTTCAGCGACACGACGATCCAAGAGAAGGATGGCAGATTTGTCGTCAGTCTACCAAAGAAGGAGTCAGTAATTTGCAAACTTGGTGAATCGAAAGCGACCGCGTTAAAACGATTTTTGGGCATCGAAAGTCGTCTGATGGCAAATGAAACCCTAAGGCTCCTCTATACGGAATTCATTCATGAATACATGCTTATGGGCCATATGGTAGAAACAAATGATTATGAAGCTGAAGGGCGAACATATTACATGCCGCATCATGCTGTCATCAAGCCTGACAGTACCACAACGAAACTTCGCGTTGT GCCCTGTCGTTCAGGAGGATCTCCTCACGATTATACTTCGTTTTCGCTGCCACATGATCGCCGTAGTGGCCGACGTCGCAAAGATGTGCAAAGAATCCTTTGGCGAGATTCTCCTAGCGATCCTGTCAAGAGTTATAAACTCACCACGGTGACGTACGGGACAGCATCTGCCCCATATCTGGCGACGAAATGCTTGCAAACCCTGGCAAAGCAAGGATGCCAGAGCTACCCCATCGGAGCGAGAGCAGTAGATAAAGACTTTTATGTCGACGACATGCTATCGGGGGCAGATTCAATTGAGCAAGCACGCGAGCTGGTGTCACAAACAAGCCAGCTTTTGAAATCAGCAGGTTTTATGCTGCGGAAATGGCGAACTAACAAAAAAGAGGTGCTAAAAGATCTGCCGCCCCACCTGTGCGATGAAGAGGGTACCAAAGAACTGGATTCCTCGAGTGCGGCAGTGAAAACTCTTGGTTTACTGTGGAATTCGTACAGCGACAATTTTCGATTCAATGTACCAAAATGGAATAGCAGTGCTATCGTCACGAAGAGAGTCGTCCTGTCTGATGCCGCTCGCATATTCGACCCGCTAGGCTTGGTAAGTCCTGTCGTTATCCTAGCGAAGGTATTTTTACAAGATTTGTGGAAGGAAAAGATTGAGTGGGATATGCCATTACCTGAAGAGTTCGAAGCATATTGGTTGGAGTTTCGGAGAAATATGATGAGCCTTGATACCATCACTGTACCGCGTTGGATTGGTGCCAGCTCAAAATGTATAGAAGTGGAGTTGCATGGGTTCTGCGATGCCTCCGAGAAGGCATACGGAGCCTGCATTTACCTGAGAAGTGTATGGGATGATGATACCGTAGCCGTACGTCTGCTAACGTCTAAATCCAAAGTTTCACCGTTGGAAGATTtaaagaggaagaagaagaaacAGTCTATTTCACGCTTAGAGCTGTCGTCTGCGATGCTATTGAGTCACCTGTATGAAGAGGTCAGAAGCACCATCTCCTTTGGTTCCAAGGTTACGTTCTGGACCGACTCCATGATCGTTAAGTGCTGGCTAGCTTCGACTCCATCTCGCTGGCAGCCGTTCGTAGCTAACAGGGTCTCTGACATCCAACATCACACGAAAggcagtacag tatttttttaa